In one window of Chryseobacterium viscerum DNA:
- the blaCHM gene encoding CHM family subclass B1 metallo-beta-lactamase has protein sequence MKIISKNIFFILFSIIIISCGSQKKDNFNAKEIYKSSSLVITQISQNAFIHTSFKQTNDFGNVPCNGLIVKDNNETIIFDTPTNDKSSEELIQWINEKLHAKINAVIPTHFHDDSLGGLLAFHKKNIPSYSYAKTIELAKENHFVVPENSFNDSVVLKIGNKDVIAKYFGEGHTRDNAVGYFPGENILFGGCLLKELEAGKGYLGDANVSAWSNTVEKIKKEYPNAKIVVPGHGDYGDRRLLDYTIILFKGQ, from the coding sequence ATGAAAATCATCAGTAAAAATATCTTCTTCATTTTATTTTCTATTATCATTATAAGTTGCGGTTCGCAGAAGAAGGATAACTTTAATGCTAAGGAAATTTATAAATCCAGCAGTCTGGTTATTACCCAGATTTCACAAAATGCTTTTATCCATACTTCTTTTAAGCAGACGAATGATTTCGGAAATGTACCGTGTAATGGACTCATTGTAAAAGATAATAATGAAACCATTATTTTTGATACACCCACTAATGATAAAAGCTCAGAAGAATTGATACAATGGATCAATGAAAAACTTCATGCCAAAATCAATGCAGTGATTCCAACTCATTTTCATGATGATAGTTTAGGAGGATTGCTGGCGTTTCATAAAAAAAACATTCCTTCTTATTCATATGCTAAAACAATAGAACTAGCCAAAGAAAATCATTTCGTTGTTCCTGAAAACAGCTTTAATGATTCTGTTGTTTTGAAAATAGGAAATAAAGATGTTATTGCAAAATATTTTGGGGAAGGTCATACAAGAGATAATGCTGTTGGATATTTCCCAGGTGAAAATATTCTGTTTGGAGGTTGTTTGTTGAAAGAGCTTGAGGCAGGGAAGGGATATTTAGGGGATGCAAATGTCTCTGCGTGGTCAAATACCGTTGAAAAAATTAAAAAAGAATATCCTAACGCGAAGATTGTAGTTCCTGGACATGGAGATTATGGAGATAGGAGACTTCTTGATTATACTATTATATTATTTAAAGGTCAATAG
- the porV gene encoding type IX secretion system outer membrane channel protein PorV, translating into MNLTTKLLLGFGLSAGFLGYSQDLGKVNPVLTGAPFLRIAPDARSGGMGDQGVVTSPDAFSQFWNAAKYPFSRTSSSVGLNYTPYMGKLTNDVFLLYASFHKFLGQEERSTISASIYYFNMGQVDLTQLVGTEIASMGTSKPNEFSIDVAYALKLSDSFSGAVTGRFIRSDLAGGFNTDTTLKAANSFAVDVSAYYTSPRFSSIGGYDGKVNAGLAIQNVGPKLDYTGNEESRSYLPTMARLGVGYDMYLDDMNRVGISVEGSKLLVPGSEYAGIDPNTRQPIYQIPNVGPMAGIGKSFKNKNSIMYSGALEYSYDNAFSVRGGYFHESEEQGARQFATAGVGLRYRSFGLDLSYLINMSKINSALDNTLRFGLTWNIGEETSNNDR; encoded by the coding sequence ATGAATTTAACTACTAAACTGCTTTTAGGATTTGGTTTGAGTGCTGGTTTTTTAGGCTATTCGCAAGATTTAGGTAAAGTAAACCCAGTTCTTACCGGAGCCCCTTTCCTAAGAATTGCACCTGATGCGAGATCGGGAGGTATGGGAGACCAAGGGGTGGTAACCTCTCCGGATGCATTTTCACAATTCTGGAATGCGGCTAAATATCCTTTCAGCAGAACAAGTTCTTCCGTAGGTCTTAACTATACGCCTTACATGGGAAAACTTACCAATGATGTATTCTTATTATATGCTTCGTTCCATAAGTTTCTGGGGCAGGAAGAAAGATCTACAATCTCTGCAAGTATCTATTATTTCAACATGGGACAGGTAGACCTGACTCAGTTGGTAGGTACAGAAATTGCATCAATGGGTACATCAAAACCAAACGAATTCTCTATTGACGTTGCTTATGCTTTGAAGCTTTCCGATTCATTCTCGGGTGCTGTTACCGGTAGATTTATCCGTTCAGACTTAGCCGGAGGATTCAACACAGACACTACACTTAAAGCGGCTAACAGTTTTGCAGTAGACGTTTCAGCATACTATACCTCGCCAAGATTCTCCAGTATCGGAGGATATGATGGTAAAGTGAATGCAGGTTTAGCTATTCAGAACGTAGGTCCAAAACTGGATTATACAGGAAATGAAGAATCAAGATCTTATCTTCCTACAATGGCAAGATTAGGGGTTGGGTATGACATGTACCTGGATGATATGAACCGAGTTGGAATTTCTGTAGAAGGTTCAAAACTTTTGGTTCCCGGATCTGAGTATGCAGGAATTGATCCCAATACAAGACAGCCTATTTATCAAATCCCGAATGTAGGGCCAATGGCTGGTATCGGAAAATCTTTCAAAAACAAAAACAGTATCATGTATAGTGGTGCTTTAGAATATTCTTATGATAATGCATTTTCTGTAAGAGGAGGTTACTTCCATGAAAGTGAAGAGCAGGGAGCAAGACAGTTTGCTACAGCGGGTGTTGGTTTAAGATACCGTTCTTTCGGGCTGGATCTTTCTTACCTGATCAACATGTCAAAAATCAACAGTGCATTGGATAACACACTTCGTTTCGGTCTTACCTGGAATATCGGGGAAGAAACATCCAATAACGATCGTTAA
- the porU gene encoding type IX secretion system sortase PorU translates to MRRKITLLSLIAFASTLYAQRNTIEWNGSKIQDFGDTKLNLPNFKNEGFSFSQNNVFIVTKQKIGEKQLKISDLVWESVPAQDLFELDKGRLPDYDVADVSYYNLDGDSYASISVALFKNVKGRVQRLSSFNVSEASSFVNTTGTVNKIGTTSNPLSSGNFYKIKVDKSGVFKITAQFLKDNGINPSSVNPKNFRIYGNGGILLPEYNQDARYGALQENAIQVVGEDDGVWNDNDYALFYAQGPDGYNLYDTANGNGFKRKDTRFSERSNNVKNIYEDFSYYYINFDKGSGKRVPTVDGNLPAQLITRYDNYQVINKDQKNLLKVGRTWVEDTPFSNEKTLTFSTNSPIQAGDVIRYRTQVVAYNSQQNTIDFKINNLNPHPLQTIPTDTSSYQYTFYPVTYSGTLSNLTGNQITMVLNPDISKNPNGTFYFDYAEVQYKENLAFNGSQMNFRDYSIVSGSNTDYGFSITNAANIEQVWDVTDITNASRRVNKAGAGAFNFAYTAADQNFNNEFVAFRADAAFSPQFVGRISNQNLSALQNIDYLILTVPEMMGQAQRLANYHQTAHNYKVEIVDVNKIYEEFGSGSKDLTAVRDFVSKLNTPLGRLQYVFILGDASFDYKNRVPNNTNVVASYQSEQSSDYVSSFVTDDYIVMTKPQTTSLIENNLPDLPVGRIPAANASEAGDMINKTLAYYNSLQGQSTPFGDWRMRLDFVVDDNDEGGGPFHNVMNSSLAGIFEQPGQTELKEYNVKKLYMDAFTAQSTSGGRRYPQVNQAISNAIGNSLYLFYFGHGGINGWAQERVLTTTEVQNANNFSNVYSRFPFVSTITCEFTLWDEPATNSVGEQFIKMKQGGASAMITSSRAIGVDYGRDFTNTFTQNIFKLTSDDFNSLGNAHLLAKKQKGPNNNHLKVNFLGDPAMKLSRPQRLLTIDNIETPVPGLIRGLDFVKIKGHVNNPNGTLNNTFNGRVSINIFDKRLNKKTLNNTGVLSPVLDYTEEGSAIVKAAGTAVNGVFTAEFYVPKDINYAVGQGRILAYADNKATDVFNNQAVQVGDINPNGINDSQPPKVKLYMNNTNFADGGITNQNPMLLACLTDDTGINSTGSGVGHDITTYLDGQIINTVVLNDFYSAGEGNGCLNPSLADYQKGNVTYPFRNLAIGQHQLTFKVWDINNNSTSATLNFEVKDESDQHLTINRPLNWPNPFTNKTYIQFEHNCDDILDVNVQIYTITGRLVRTLSQPVVAEPFLQGFRTPRQAIEWDGRDDFGSTVAKGTYIFKIFAKSQNQEKCKGSATAVEKMVLLK, encoded by the coding sequence ATGAGACGAAAAATTACGCTTCTATCTTTAATCGCTTTTGCATCAACACTTTACGCCCAAAGGAACACCATAGAATGGAATGGTTCAAAAATTCAGGATTTTGGCGACACAAAATTAAATCTTCCTAATTTCAAAAATGAGGGTTTTTCTTTCAGCCAAAATAATGTTTTTATAGTAACCAAGCAAAAAATCGGAGAAAAGCAGCTGAAAATTTCAGACCTTGTCTGGGAAAGCGTTCCTGCTCAGGATTTATTTGAGTTGGATAAAGGAAGACTTCCTGATTATGATGTAGCAGATGTTTCTTATTATAATTTAGATGGAGACAGCTATGCCAGCATCAGTGTTGCTTTGTTTAAAAATGTAAAAGGCCGCGTTCAGAGATTATCTTCGTTTAATGTTTCAGAAGCCTCTTCATTTGTAAATACTACAGGGACTGTTAATAAAATAGGAACTACTTCCAACCCATTATCAAGCGGCAACTTTTACAAAATAAAAGTCGATAAGTCCGGTGTATTCAAAATTACAGCACAGTTTTTAAAGGATAACGGCATCAATCCCAGCTCTGTAAATCCTAAAAACTTCAGAATTTATGGAAACGGAGGAATATTGCTTCCTGAATATAATCAGGATGCACGATATGGAGCTTTGCAGGAGAATGCCATCCAGGTTGTAGGTGAAGATGACGGGGTATGGAACGATAATGATTATGCTCTTTTCTACGCTCAGGGTCCTGATGGATATAACCTTTACGACACTGCCAATGGAAATGGCTTTAAAAGAAAAGATACCCGATTCAGCGAAAGAAGTAATAATGTCAAAAATATATATGAAGATTTTTCTTATTACTATATCAACTTTGACAAAGGTTCAGGGAAAAGAGTTCCGACTGTTGACGGAAACCTTCCTGCCCAGCTGATTACGAGATATGACAATTACCAGGTGATCAACAAGGATCAGAAAAACTTGTTGAAAGTGGGCAGAACATGGGTGGAAGACACTCCTTTCAGCAATGAAAAAACATTGACATTTTCTACCAACTCACCAATACAGGCTGGAGATGTTATACGATACAGAACTCAGGTGGTAGCATATAATTCGCAACAGAATACGATTGATTTTAAGATCAATAATTTAAATCCGCATCCACTACAAACGATCCCAACAGATACTTCATCTTATCAGTATACCTTCTACCCTGTAACCTATTCCGGAACGCTTTCCAATCTTACCGGAAATCAGATTACAATGGTTTTGAATCCTGATATTTCTAAAAACCCTAACGGAACTTTCTATTTTGATTATGCGGAAGTTCAGTACAAAGAAAATCTGGCTTTCAATGGCTCACAGATGAACTTCAGGGACTATTCAATTGTAAGTGGAAGTAATACAGACTATGGATTCAGCATTACCAATGCTGCTAATATAGAGCAGGTATGGGATGTAACGGATATTACCAATGCCAGCCGAAGAGTGAATAAAGCCGGAGCCGGCGCTTTCAACTTTGCTTATACTGCTGCCGATCAGAATTTCAATAATGAATTTGTAGCTTTCCGTGCTGATGCAGCTTTCAGCCCGCAGTTTGTAGGGAGAATTTCCAATCAGAATCTTTCTGCTTTACAAAATATAGATTACCTGATTCTGACGGTTCCTGAAATGATGGGCCAGGCACAGAGACTTGCCAACTATCATCAGACCGCTCATAATTATAAAGTAGAAATTGTAGACGTCAATAAAATCTATGAAGAATTTGGCAGCGGAAGTAAAGATCTTACGGCTGTAAGAGATTTTGTCAGCAAGCTCAATACTCCTCTTGGCAGACTTCAATATGTATTTATTCTGGGGGATGCTTCATTTGATTATAAAAACAGGGTTCCCAACAATACAAACGTTGTTGCCAGCTACCAGAGTGAGCAGTCTTCAGATTACGTATCCTCATTCGTAACGGATGATTATATTGTAATGACCAAGCCACAGACCACATCATTAATTGAAAACAATTTACCGGATCTGCCCGTGGGTAGAATTCCGGCTGCGAATGCAAGCGAGGCCGGAGATATGATCAATAAAACCCTGGCTTATTACAACTCCCTTCAGGGGCAGTCCACTCCGTTCGGAGACTGGCGTATGAGACTTGACTTTGTAGTGGATGATAATGACGAGGGAGGAGGTCCGTTTCATAATGTAATGAACAGTTCTCTGGCCGGCATATTTGAACAACCGGGACAGACGGAACTTAAAGAATATAATGTTAAAAAATTATATATGGATGCCTTCACCGCTCAGAGTACATCCGGAGGACGAAGATATCCACAGGTAAACCAGGCTATTTCCAATGCTATCGGAAACAGTTTATATCTGTTTTATTTCGGACACGGAGGAATTAACGGCTGGGCACAGGAAAGAGTATTAACAACTACTGAGGTTCAGAATGCCAATAATTTCTCTAATGTATACAGCAGATTTCCGTTTGTCTCTACCATTACATGTGAATTTACATTATGGGATGAGCCTGCAACCAATTCTGTAGGAGAACAGTTTATCAAAATGAAACAGGGAGGTGCCTCAGCAATGATTACTTCCAGCCGTGCTATTGGGGTAGATTACGGGCGTGATTTCACCAATACATTTACTCAGAATATTTTTAAATTAACCAGTGACGATTTCAATTCGTTAGGTAATGCACATTTACTGGCTAAAAAACAGAAGGGGCCAAACAATAACCATTTAAAGGTAAACTTTCTGGGTGACCCTGCTATGAAATTAAGCAGACCGCAAAGACTTCTTACCATTGACAACATTGAAACTCCGGTTCCTGGACTGATCAGAGGTTTGGATTTTGTGAAAATAAAAGGACACGTCAATAATCCGAATGGAACATTGAACAATACCTTCAACGGGAGAGTCAGCATCAATATTTTTGATAAGAGATTAAATAAGAAAACATTAAATAACACCGGTGTTTTATCTCCGGTTTTAGACTATACAGAGGAAGGAAGTGCTATTGTAAAAGCTGCCGGAACCGCTGTAAACGGAGTATTCACTGCAGAATTCTATGTTCCTAAAGACATCAACTATGCGGTGGGCCAGGGAAGAATTTTAGCCTATGCAGACAACAAGGCAACGGATGTTTTCAACAACCAGGCAGTACAGGTAGGTGATATCAATCCTAATGGAATCAATGACAGCCAGCCTCCAAAAGTAAAGCTGTATATGAATAACACCAACTTTGCGGATGGTGGAATTACCAACCAGAATCCAATGCTTCTTGCCTGTCTTACGGATGACACAGGAATCAATTCCACAGGTTCAGGGGTAGGTCACGATATTACAACATACCTGGACGGGCAGATTATCAATACTGTTGTTTTAAATGATTTTTACTCTGCGGGAGAAGGAAATGGATGTTTAAATCCAAGTCTTGCCGACTACCAAAAAGGAAATGTAACCTATCCTTTCAGAAATTTAGCGATTGGGCAACACCAGTTGACATTTAAAGTTTGGGATATAAACAATAATTCTACATCTGCTACGTTAAATTTTGAAGTTAAGGATGAATCTGACCAACACCTGACGATCAACCGTCCGCTGAACTGGCCAAATCCATTTACAAATAAAACCTATATTCAGTTTGAACACAATTGTGATGATATTCTGGATGTGAACGTACAAATTTATACAATAACCGGAAGATTGGTAAGAACTTTATCACAGCCGGTAGTCGCAGAACCGTTCCTACAGGGCTTTAGAACCCCTCGTCAGGCAATAGAATGGGACGGAAGAGATGATTTTGGGTCAACAGTAGCAAAAGGTACGTATATTTTTAAGATATTTGCAAAAAGTCAAAATCAAGAAAAATGCAAAGGAAGTGCTACAGCTGTAGAAAAAATGGTACTTTTGAAATAA
- the gldJ gene encoding gliding motility lipoprotein GldJ produces the protein MKKLKLFSLIALSSTLALTSCGGSGTSKGGGTKKFVSKTGWKPNEKQGWFFAGKQQKQKGWPGMVYVEGGTFTMGLVKDDVMHDWNNTPRRMQVSSFFIGETEITNYEYREYLTWLKYVFPPSDPSFKEIYNGALPDTLLWDNKLARNDYNETYLRSPEFDYYPVVGVSWTQANRYCEWLTDRANEKALMQSGIIAKDLYINESNNQGGTAFNMDKFKSNDPEMQGYINEKRMQQKTGMKTTNQRLLAANRAPNSAMVQKFRLPTEVEWEYAALGMAKTREYNQYLGKKPEIERLRGTKGRDRGMFLENFKMGKGDYSGISGWKNDGSAQTSDVRKYPSNDLGVYGMFGNVSEWTADVYRPIIDEDYSDFNYYRGNMPQAIVRNGDGTYKMIDEGTIKYDTLADGRLVYKGLPGQFERQTIADYRNYRDGDRQSSLEYYRASDSAAGFDMYNAPKQSFVVDGAGRVKLQKDTKDRTSAVSNEVRVVKGGSWQDTAYWLDPGQRRYKNQNRAYGWVGFRVAQDSRTNDKGRTRR, from the coding sequence ATGAAAAAACTAAAGTTGTTTTCATTAATAGCATTAAGTTCTACACTTGCATTAACCAGCTGTGGCGGATCGGGAACCAGCAAAGGTGGCGGTACCAAAAAATTTGTCAGTAAAACGGGTTGGAAACCAAACGAAAAACAAGGTTGGTTTTTTGCAGGAAAGCAACAAAAGCAGAAGGGGTGGCCTGGAATGGTATATGTAGAAGGTGGAACTTTTACAATGGGATTAGTGAAAGATGATGTTATGCACGATTGGAATAACACACCTCGCAGAATGCAGGTAAGTTCATTCTTTATCGGAGAAACAGAAATTACTAACTACGAATACCGCGAATACCTTACATGGTTGAAGTATGTATTCCCACCAAGTGATCCTAGTTTTAAGGAAATCTATAACGGTGCTTTACCGGATACCTTATTATGGGACAACAAATTAGCAAGAAACGATTATAATGAAACGTATCTGCGTTCTCCGGAATTTGATTATTATCCGGTGGTAGGAGTTTCCTGGACTCAGGCAAACAGATACTGTGAATGGCTGACAGACAGAGCGAATGAAAAAGCTTTGATGCAGTCTGGTATTATTGCCAAAGATTTGTATATCAACGAATCCAACAACCAGGGAGGAACTGCATTCAACATGGATAAATTCAAATCGAATGATCCTGAAATGCAAGGATATATCAATGAAAAAAGAATGCAGCAAAAAACTGGTATGAAAACCACAAACCAGAGATTGCTTGCAGCTAACAGAGCTCCAAATTCTGCAATGGTACAGAAGTTCAGACTTCCTACCGAAGTTGAATGGGAATATGCAGCTCTTGGTATGGCAAAAACCAGAGAATATAACCAATACCTAGGTAAAAAACCTGAAATCGAAAGATTAAGAGGTACCAAAGGAAGAGACAGAGGAATGTTCCTTGAAAACTTCAAAATGGGTAAAGGTGACTATTCAGGGATCTCAGGATGGAAGAATGATGGTTCTGCACAGACTTCTGATGTAAGAAAGTATCCTTCTAACGACCTTGGGGTATATGGTATGTTCGGAAACGTTTCAGAATGGACTGCGGATGTTTACAGACCAATCATTGATGAAGATTACAGCGATTTCAACTACTATAGAGGAAATATGCCTCAGGCTATTGTAAGAAATGGTGACGGAACTTATAAAATGATCGACGAAGGTACTATCAAATATGATACTTTGGCTGACGGAAGATTAGTTTATAAAGGACTTCCTGGACAATTTGAAAGACAAACTATCGCTGATTACAGAAACTACAGAGATGGTGACAGACAGTCTTCTTTAGAGTATTACAGAGCTTCTGATTCTGCTGCAGGATTCGATATGTACAATGCTCCTAAACAAAGCTTTGTTGTAGACGGAGCTGGTAGAGTGAAATTACAGAAAGATACCAAAGACAGAACTTCAGCAGTTTCTAACGAGGTTAGAGTTGTAAAAGGAGGTTCTTGGCAGGATACAGCATATTGGCTGGATCCGGGACAAAGAAGATATAAAAATCAAAACAGAGCTTATGGTTGGGTAGGATTCCGTGTTGCACAGGATTCAAGAACTAACGATAAGGGTAGAACTAGAAGATAA
- a CDS encoding UDP-N-acetylmuramoyl-tripeptide--D-alanyl-D-alanine ligase: MNIEQFYPLFLQAAKVTIDSRKIAENDIFFAFSGENFNAATLAEKAIDDGALAVIVELPEFENRDKNIFYVPSTLEFLQQLSIYHRSKLSIPFIGLTGSNGKTTTKELIHAVLSEKYNVQYTFGNLNNHIGVPLTILSIKPEHEMAVIEMGANHQKEIEFLCTIAQPDFGYITNFGKAHLEGFGGFEGVIKGKSELYDYLKNNNRTILVNENDPIQTEKTENYSPKITFGKVTSDYNFESFSEEHFVGLAYQGVKAVSKLTGEYNFTNLCAAASLGLHFGISFEKIKHALELYTPTNMRSQVVKKEGRTLVLDTYNANPSSMTASLNNFISFEGSKTIIIGDMLELGDESEKEHQNILKLAQDLHFNEIITVGKHFKEVNSSDLAFENTAVLIEYLKQNKIQSENILLKGSRGIALEKLIDFV, from the coding sequence ATGAATATAGAACAGTTTTATCCTTTATTTCTGCAGGCCGCAAAAGTGACCATTGATAGCAGAAAAATAGCAGAGAATGATATTTTCTTTGCCTTTTCCGGTGAAAATTTCAATGCAGCTACATTAGCGGAAAAAGCCATAGATGATGGAGCTTTGGCAGTAATTGTTGAACTTCCGGAATTCGAAAACAGAGATAAAAATATTTTCTATGTTCCGTCTACCCTTGAGTTTTTACAGCAGCTGTCTATCTATCACAGAAGCAAACTTAGTATTCCTTTTATCGGGCTTACAGGAAGCAATGGGAAGACAACTACCAAAGAATTGATTCATGCTGTCCTTTCAGAAAAATACAATGTGCAGTATACATTTGGAAACCTGAATAACCATATCGGAGTTCCTTTGACAATCCTTTCCATTAAACCGGAACATGAAATGGCTGTGATTGAAATGGGAGCTAATCATCAGAAAGAAATTGAATTCCTTTGTACCATCGCTCAACCTGATTTTGGATATATTACCAATTTTGGGAAAGCTCATTTAGAAGGATTCGGAGGTTTTGAAGGTGTGATTAAAGGAAAGTCTGAGCTTTATGACTATCTTAAAAACAATAACAGAACTATTCTTGTTAATGAAAATGATCCTATCCAGACTGAGAAAACTGAAAACTATTCACCTAAGATTACTTTTGGAAAAGTGACATCGGATTACAATTTTGAATCTTTTTCAGAAGAACATTTTGTAGGGTTGGCATATCAGGGAGTAAAGGCTGTTTCAAAACTCACTGGTGAATATAATTTTACCAATCTTTGCGCAGCGGCAAGCCTGGGACTTCATTTCGGAATCAGTTTTGAAAAAATAAAACATGCTCTGGAATTGTATACGCCTACCAATATGAGATCTCAGGTTGTGAAAAAAGAGGGGAGGACTTTGGTTCTGGATACTTACAATGCCAATCCAAGCTCTATGACGGCTTCGTTGAATAACTTTATCAGTTTTGAAGGCAGTAAGACTATTATTATTGGTGATATGCTGGAATTGGGTGATGAAAGTGAGAAAGAACATCAGAACATTTTAAAGCTGGCTCAGGATCTTCATTTCAACGAGATTATCACTGTTGGAAAACATTTTAAAGAGGTTAATTCTTCAGACCTTGCTTTTGAAAATACAGCAGTCCTGATAGAATATTTAAAACAGAATAAAATTCAATCTGAAAATATATTGTTGAAAGGTTCCAGGGGGATTGCTCTGGAAAAACTAATCGACTTTGTATAA
- a CDS encoding NUDIX hydrolase, producing the protein MYKVFVNEKKLLVSKHPENLEKEIRYESFTTLEIALDLLENTSVQELNVYGENLDEIWQEFQKLFRIIEAAGGLVNNPEGKVLFIKRLGKWDLPKGKMEKGESREESAVREIEEETGLSDVELIKFINTTYHIYVERNGEKILKCTHWFEMNFDGEDTSKPQIEEGITEVAWKTTSEIENEVFPSTFKNIILIVKEFWDIKKLEA; encoded by the coding sequence ATGTATAAAGTTTTTGTGAACGAAAAAAAATTATTGGTGTCTAAACATCCTGAAAATCTTGAAAAAGAAATTCGGTATGAAAGTTTCACAACTTTAGAAATAGCATTAGACCTTCTGGAGAATACTTCTGTACAGGAACTTAATGTATATGGAGAGAATTTGGATGAAATATGGCAGGAATTTCAAAAGCTTTTCAGAATTATAGAAGCAGCGGGAGGCCTTGTGAATAATCCTGAAGGGAAAGTTCTTTTTATTAAAAGACTTGGCAAATGGGATCTTCCAAAAGGTAAGATGGAAAAAGGAGAATCCAGAGAGGAGTCTGCAGTACGGGAAATAGAAGAAGAAACCGGGCTGAGTGATGTTGAACTCATAAAATTCATCAATACCACCTACCATATTTATGTAGAAAGAAACGGAGAAAAGATCCTAAAATGCACCCATTGGTTTGAAATGAACTTTGACGGAGAGGATACTTCCAAACCGCAAATAGAAGAAGGCATTACTGAAGTTGCCTGGAAAACGACATCAGAAATTGAAAATGAAGTTTTCCCAAGTACCTTTAAAAATATTATACTGATCGTAAAAGAATTCTGGGATATAAAGAAGCTGGAAGCTTAA